The proteins below are encoded in one region of Garra rufa chromosome 12, GarRuf1.0, whole genome shotgun sequence:
- the pigu gene encoding phosphatidylinositol glycan anchor biosynthesis class U protein, translating into MAAPLTLLLIVAVTIRAVLFRSSLAELISERVEVVSPLNAWKRVVEGLALLDLGVSPYSGDVFHETPLMIYLFHFVVDYAEIVFMIADGITAVALYLSIQTYNKNVFRKQKYALESDRYPADCLELLRSPKEMFYVPLKVAMFYLLNPFTILSCVAKSTCGLNNAVIALFILCTLKGSALLSGILLALATYQSIYPLTLFAPALLFFLQRLYIPVNLRRSSFWFFTLQYAFIYVGSLVVITGLSFFLLGSWDFIPSVYGFIFSVPDLTPNIGLFWYFFAEMFEHFRLFFICVFQINVFFYTIPLSIKLKEHPVFLIFMQIAIISIFKSYPTVGDVALYMAFLPAWSHLYRFLRNIFLVSCVLLACSALFPVLWHLWIYAGSANSNFYYAITLLFNFGQILLVSDYFYAYLRREHHLTHGLYLKKKDGTEATLVLK; encoded by the exons ATGGCGGCTCCTTTAACACTCTTGCTGATAGTGGCTGTTACAATAAGAGCCGTTTTATTCCGATCCAGTTTGGCAGAATTAATATCAGAGAGGGTCGAGGTGGTGTCGCCTTTGAATGCGTGGAAACGAG TTGTTGAGGGTCTTGCCTTGTTGGATCTGGGGGTCTCGCCTTACTCAGGAGATGTGTTTCATGAA acaccGCTTATGATATACCTCTTTCATTTTGTGGTCGACTATGCAGAGATTGTTTTTATG ATAGCAGATGGAATCACAGCGGTGGCTCTTTATCTGTCAATTCAGACTTATAATAAGAATGTG TTCAGAAAACAGAAGTATGCCTTGGAATCGGACCGGTATCCCGCCGACTGTTTGGAGCTCCTCCGCTCTCCCAAGGAAATGTTCTACGTCCCCCTCAAAGTTGCCATGTT TTATCTGTTGAATCCCTTCACCATCCTGTCTTGTGTGGCAAAGTCAACCTGTGGACTAAACAATGCCGTTATTGCGCTCTTCATTCTCTGTACATTAAAAG gtaGTGCCTTGTTAAGTGGGATATTGTTGGCCTTGGCCACTTATCAGTCCATCTATCCTCTGACCCTGTTTGCTCCTGCACTCCTGTTCTTCCTGCAG AGGTTATATATCCCAGTGAACCTGAGAAGGAGTAGTTTCTGGTTCTTCACTCTTCAGTATGCGTTTATATATGTGGGCAGTCTGGTGGTGATCACTGGACTCTCTTTCTTCCTCCTGGGCTCCTGGGACTTCATCCCTTCTGTTTATGGATTCAT ATTTTCTGTTCCAGACCTGACTCCAAACATCGGACTCTTCTGGTACTTCTTTGCAGAGATGTTTGAGCACTTCCGTCTCTTCTTCATCTGCGTCTTCCAGATCAATGTGTTCTTTTACACCATTCCACTCTCCATCAAACTCAA GGAGCATCCAGTGTTCCTCATCTTCATGCAGATTGCCATCATCTCCATCTTTAAGTCATACCCCACCGTGGGAGATGTCGCCCTCTACATGGCATTTTTGCCGGCCTGGAGTCACCTTTACCGAT TTTTGAGAAACATCTTTTTGGTTTCATGCGTGCTGTTGGCGTGCTCCGCACTCTTTCCTGTCCTCTGGCATCTGTGGATATACGCTGGCAGCGCCAACTCTAATTTCTACTATGCCATCACATTGCTATTCAACTTTGGACAG ATCCTCCTGGTATCAGATTATTTTTACGCCTACCTGCGTCGAGAACATCACCTGACACACGGCCTCTATCTAAAGAAGAAAGACGGTACTGAAGCCACTCTAGTGTTAAAGTGA